In the genome of Amia ocellicauda isolate fAmiCal2 chromosome 3, fAmiCal2.hap1, whole genome shotgun sequence, one region contains:
- the asb14a gene encoding dynein axonemal heavy chain 12 gives MDGSPGDEWDEEVACQYMIEQSLQDCSKAGDHVDSITEDNFKFPVHLTDNEKVFAAIKAGNEGALRKLSTNRPAFDQADSRGWVPLHEAAVQSNKTILEITFETSCPGAGERQTLRGETPLFLAVECGLRDNVTFLLLHGCSPDAQNELEDSPLMVAVKNNQYDMATLLIRFNAQVNQLGLHQRTALHEAARLGRANLVHLLLHAGAEPDPRSTYGLTPLALAAQDGHTDIVQILLQKGANVESQALDSASILLEAAGSGNPDTIALLLEYGANANVPKYTGHLPIHRAAHQGHLLALEQLIPVTQRSAVQDSGMSPLHSAAEGGHPQCLELLLNSGYDVNFMLHPRVRRGYDDQRKSALYFAVSNNDVHSARLLLEGGALPNQDPINSLQVALRLGNYELINTLLRYGANVNYYSRINTTHFPSALQYALKDEVILRMLLNYGYDVQRCFDCPRGDGSHLPHDYEGWAPSVIKDNMFCEVITVYWLKHMSGQVVRTMLDYVDHVIICGKLKAVLEEQKQWPDICHIQENPRCLKHLCRLRIRKCLGRLRLRAPVFMNFLPLPSRLKEYILFREYDLYGQGCLLGSR, from the exons ATGGACGGCTCACCGGGAGATGAATGGGACGAGGAGGTGGCTTGCCAGTATATGATCGAGCAGAGCCTGCAGGACTGCTCCAAGGCTGGGGACCACGTTGACTCCATCACAGAGGACAACTTCAA ATTCCCTGTACACCTTACAGACAACGAAAAGGTTTTTGCAGCCATAAAGGCAG GCAATGAAGGAGCCTTGCGCAAATTGAGCACAAACAGGCCGGCTTTTGACCAGGCTGACAGCAGAGGCTGGGTCCCCCTGCATGAGGCTGCGGTCCAGAGCAACAAGACCATTCTAGAGATCACGTTTGAAA CCTCCTGCCCAGGTGCGGGGGAGAGACAGACGCTGCGAGGAGAGACTCCTCTGTTCCTGGCTGTGGAGTGTGGCCTCCGTGACAACGTCACCTTCCTGCTGCTCCACGGCTGCAGCCCAGATGCCCAGAACGAACTGGAGGACTCCCCCTTAATGGTCG CTGTCAAGAATAACCAGTATGACATGGCCACACTGCTGATCCGCTTCAATGCCCAAGTGAACCAGCTGGGGTTGCACCAGCGCACAGCTCTGCACGAAGCGGCTCGCCTAGGCCGGGCCAACCTGGTGCACCTCCTCCTGCACGCCGGTGCTGAGCCTGACCCCCGCAGCACCTACGGCCTCACCCCGCTGGCATTGGCAGCGCAGGATGGGCACACAGACATTGTGCAGATCCTGCTGCAGAAAG GTGCCAATGTGGAGTCTCAGGCCTTGGACTCAGCCTCTATCCTGCTCGAGGCGGCTGGATCAGGAAACCCTGACACCATCGCTCTGCTGCTGGAATATGGTGCCAACGCCAATGTGCCCAAATACACCGGACACCTGCCCATCCACCGAGCTGCCCACCAAGGGCACTTACT GGCCCTGGAGCAGCTGATCCCAGTGACCCAGCGCAGTGCTGTGCAGGACAGCGGGATGAGTCCTCTGCACTCTGCCGCAGAGGGGGGGCATCCACAGTGCCTGGAGCTGCTGCTGAACTCTGGCTATGATGTCAACTTCATGCTGCACCCCAGGGTGCGCCGCGGCTACGATGACCAGCGCAAGTCAGCCCTGTACTTCGCCGTGTCCAACAATGACGTGCACTCCGCCCGCCTCCTGCTGGAGGGCGGGGCCCTGCCCAATCAGGACCCCATCAACAGCCTGCAGGTGGCACTGCGCCTGGGCAATTACGAGCTCATCAACACACTGCTGCGCTATGGCGCCAACGTCAACTACTACAGCCGCATCAACACCACCCACTTCCCGTCCGCCCTGCAGTACGCCCTCAAGGACGAGGTCATCCTCAGAATGCTGCTCAACTATGGCTACGATGTGCAGCGCTGCTTCGACTGCCCCCGCGGAGACGGCTCCCACCTGCCCCATGACTATGAGGGCTGGGCCCCCTCCGTCATCAAGGACAATATG TTCTGTGAGGTGATCACAGTGTACTGGTTGAAACACATGTCGGGACAGGTAGTGCGGACGATGCTGGATTATGTCGATCATGTCATAATTTGTGGCAAACTGAAAGCAGTCTTGGAGGAACAGAAACAGTGGCCTGACATCTGCCATATTCAGG AAAACCCCCGCTGCCTGAAGCACCTGTGCCGTTTGAGGATCAGGAAGTGCCTGGGCCGCCTGCGTCTCCGCGCCCCTGTCTTCATGAACTTCCTGCCGCTGCCCAGCCGGCTCAAGGAGTACATCCTGTTCCGCGAATACGACCTCTATGGCCAGGGCTGCCTGTTGGGGTCACGGTGA